The following coding sequences are from one Geodermatophilus normandii window:
- a CDS encoding hemerythrin domain-containing protein produces the protein MTAPLPFPVTPRRPGDPEADVARLALAHRALRDGCRLLADVAEEAAAGAVWSPERRRAVLGFGRAVLREVRAHTAREDAVLWPVVAACAGAHGVDLEPLTEDHAVLRGLLVRAGTALAGSAADPAAAPALAAVLRELAVVFDEHVEEEEREVFPVLRRCVSVRDLARYEAVCARGSGLRQAAFALAWTADACRTPAERAGLLAATPRRCGCSSVPPGRAGGAAATSSPAAPGVDDATKAPPGALSAPKAAQARAARAAASQPGCPVRSATATATARCASAASRSPRAAARRASSVAVGPKAMRAVSVPQTPSR, from the coding sequence GTGACCGCACCCCTGCCCTTCCCCGTCACGCCGCGCCGGCCCGGCGACCCGGAGGCCGACGTCGCCCGCCTGGCACTGGCGCACCGCGCGCTGCGCGACGGCTGCCGGCTGCTGGCCGACGTCGCGGAGGAGGCGGCCGCGGGCGCGGTCTGGTCGCCCGAGCGGCGACGGGCGGTGCTGGGCTTCGGCCGGGCCGTGCTGCGGGAGGTGCGGGCGCACACCGCGCGGGAGGACGCCGTCCTGTGGCCGGTGGTCGCCGCCTGCGCCGGCGCGCACGGCGTGGACCTGGAGCCGCTCACCGAGGACCACGCCGTCCTGCGCGGGCTGCTCGTCCGGGCCGGCACGGCGCTGGCGGGGTCCGCCGCCGATCCGGCCGCCGCCCCCGCGCTGGCCGCCGTCCTCCGGGAGCTCGCCGTCGTGTTCGACGAGCACGTCGAGGAGGAGGAGCGCGAGGTGTTCCCCGTGCTGCGCCGGTGCGTCTCGGTGCGCGACCTCGCCCGCTACGAGGCCGTCTGCGCGCGCGGGTCCGGGCTGCGGCAGGCGGCCTTCGCGCTGGCGTGGACGGCCGACGCCTGCCGCACGCCGGCCGAGCGGGCCGGGCTGCTGGCCGCGACGCCCCGCCGCTGCGGGTGCTCCTCCGTGCCGCCGGGCCGCGCTGGCGGCGCCGCCGCGACCTCGTCTCCGGCCGCCCCGGGAGTCGATGACGCCACGAAGGCCCCTCCCGGGGCCCTGAGCGCTCCGAAGGCCGCTCAGGCGAGGGCGGCGCGGGCGGCGGCGAGCCAGCCGGGGTGCCCGGTGCGCTCGGCGACGGCGACCGCGACCGCGCGGTGCGCCTCGGCCGCCTCCCGGTCGCCGCGCGCCGCGGCCAGGCGGGCGAGCAGCGTCGCCGTCGGGCCGAAGGCCATGAGGGCGGTCTCGGTCCCGCAGACGCCGTCCCGGTAG
- a CDS encoding LLM class flavin-dependent oxidoreductase, with the protein MRIPLSVLDLAPVARGETYGSSIAASVALARSAEEAGYTRVWYAEHHNMPAIASSATSVLIAHVGAHTSTIRLGAGGVMLPNHSPLTIAEQFGTLEAMYPGRIDLGLGRAPGSDQNTMYALRRDPASAERFPQDVLELQGYLTGNSRVPGVQAVPGRGAHVPLYVLGSSMFGAGLAAALGLPYAFASHFAPQLLEPAVAAYRRDFRPSEQLDAPYVIAGVNAIAADTTEAAREALETTRRRLAVGLFGQGRDLDDDAADLLLSSGAGRHVDGMLTHTAAGTPAEVREALTDFARLADADELIVAHQAPTTEARLRSVTLTAEAMESVAA; encoded by the coding sequence ATGCGCATCCCGCTGTCCGTGCTCGACCTCGCCCCCGTCGCCCGGGGGGAGACGTACGGCAGCAGCATCGCCGCCAGCGTCGCCCTGGCGCGGAGCGCGGAGGAGGCCGGCTACACGCGGGTCTGGTACGCCGAGCACCACAACATGCCGGCGATCGCGTCGTCGGCCACCAGCGTGCTGATCGCCCACGTGGGTGCGCACACCTCGACGATCCGGCTCGGCGCCGGCGGCGTCATGCTGCCCAACCACTCGCCCCTCACGATCGCCGAGCAGTTCGGCACGCTGGAGGCGATGTACCCCGGCCGCATCGACCTCGGCCTGGGCCGTGCGCCCGGCTCGGACCAGAACACGATGTACGCGCTGCGCCGCGACCCCGCCTCGGCCGAGCGCTTCCCGCAGGACGTCCTGGAGCTGCAGGGCTACCTCACCGGCAACTCCCGGGTGCCCGGCGTGCAGGCGGTCCCCGGCCGCGGGGCGCACGTGCCGCTGTACGTGCTGGGCTCGTCGATGTTCGGCGCCGGCCTCGCCGCGGCGCTGGGCCTGCCCTACGCCTTCGCCTCGCACTTCGCGCCGCAGCTGCTCGAGCCCGCGGTGGCCGCCTACCGGCGCGACTTCCGCCCCTCCGAGCAGCTCGACGCCCCCTACGTCATCGCCGGGGTCAACGCGATCGCCGCGGACACGACCGAGGCGGCCCGCGAGGCGCTGGAGACCACCCGCCGCCGGCTGGCCGTGGGGCTGTTCGGCCAGGGCCGCGACCTCGACGACGACGCCGCGGACCTGCTGCTGTCCTCGGGCGCCGGCCGGCACGTCGACGGGATGCTCACCCACACCGCCGCCGGCACGCCCGCCGAGGTGCGCGAGGCGCTCACCGACTTCGCCCGCCTCGCCGACGCCGACGAGCTGATCGTGGCCCACCAGGCGCCCACCACCGAGGCCCGGCTGCGCTCGGTCACGCTGACCGCCGAGGCGATGGAGTCCGTCGCCGCCTGA
- a CDS encoding hemerythrin domain-containing protein: MTSTTPALPFPVSPRRPGDPEPDLFGFSLVHRALRSGCRLLADAVTAVAAGDPCPPERQRAVVRFGEAVLHEVHVHHSREDDVLWPVIVASAGDAVDLRPLSDDHTALQGVLDRADSALARFAEGGPAQAGPLTAVLTELADELDEHIEEEEREVFPVMRRFVSKGDFTRVETRFRKGTSPRHMVFVLPWIVDSCRTPAETARLFAGAPAPLRWVLRAVQPGWIRRRDLVRGA, from the coding sequence ATGACCTCGACCACCCCCGCCCTGCCCTTCCCCGTCTCCCCGCGCCGCCCCGGTGACCCCGAGCCGGACCTGTTCGGCTTCTCCCTCGTGCACCGCGCGCTGCGCTCGGGCTGCCGCCTGCTGGCCGACGCGGTCACCGCCGTCGCCGCCGGTGACCCGTGCCCGCCGGAGCGGCAGCGCGCCGTCGTCCGGTTCGGCGAGGCGGTCCTGCACGAGGTGCACGTGCACCACTCCCGCGAGGACGACGTCCTGTGGCCGGTGATCGTGGCCTCGGCCGGCGACGCGGTGGACCTCCGCCCGCTGTCGGACGACCACACCGCGCTGCAGGGCGTCCTCGACCGCGCCGACAGCGCGCTGGCCCGTTTCGCCGAGGGCGGTCCCGCGCAGGCCGGGCCGCTGACCGCTGTCCTCACCGAGCTAGCCGACGAGCTCGACGAGCACATCGAGGAGGAGGAGCGGGAGGTGTTCCCGGTGATGCGGCGGTTCGTGTCGAAGGGCGACTTCACCCGGGTCGAGACGCGCTTCCGCAAGGGCACCAGCCCGCGGCACATGGTCTTCGTGCTGCCGTGGATCGTCGACTCGTGCCGCACGCCAGCCGAGACCGCCCGGCTGTTCGCCGGGGCCCCGGCGCCGCTGCGGTGGGTGCTGCGCGCCGTGCAGCCGGGCTGGATCCGCCGCCGCGACCTCGTGCGCGGCGCCTGA
- a CDS encoding SMP-30/gluconolactonase/LRE family protein: protein MDATTTTLAADLGFPEGPRWHEGRLVFSDFHDRRVRSLTPDGEPATVLDLDDAPSGLGWTPEGTLLVVAMTRRALLEVTDAGPVVRADLTGLTRSRANDLVVDAAGRAYVSSFGFDLVGGAPVEPTGLVRVDPDGTASVVAGDLRFPNGMALTDDGRTLVVAETYGARLTAFDVAGDGSLSGRRVFAETPGLAPDGICLDAEGSVWFATARTPEVLRVREGGEVTGRVAVGSGSLSYACTLGGEDGRTLFACTAPTWAEGGPRAGRIEVATVDVPRAGRP from the coding sequence GTGGACGCGACGACGACGACGCTGGCCGCCGACCTCGGCTTCCCCGAGGGGCCGCGCTGGCACGAGGGCCGGCTGGTGTTCTCCGACTTCCACGACCGGCGGGTGCGCTCGCTGACCCCCGACGGCGAGCCGGCCACCGTGCTCGACCTCGACGACGCCCCGTCCGGGCTGGGCTGGACGCCCGAGGGGACGCTGCTGGTCGTCGCCATGACGCGGCGGGCGCTGCTGGAGGTGACCGACGCCGGGCCGGTGGTGCGCGCCGACCTCACCGGCCTGACCCGCTCGCGTGCCAACGACCTGGTGGTCGACGCCGCGGGGCGCGCCTACGTCAGCAGCTTCGGCTTCGACCTCGTCGGCGGCGCGCCCGTCGAGCCGACCGGGCTGGTGCGGGTGGACCCCGACGGCACCGCGTCCGTCGTCGCCGGGGACCTGCGGTTCCCCAACGGCATGGCGCTCACCGACGACGGCCGCACCCTCGTCGTCGCCGAGACGTACGGCGCCCGGCTCACCGCGTTCGACGTCGCCGGCGACGGCTCGCTGTCGGGCCGCCGGGTGTTCGCCGAGACGCCGGGGCTCGCGCCCGACGGCATCTGCCTCGACGCCGAGGGCTCGGTCTGGTTCGCCACGGCGCGCACGCCCGAGGTGCTGCGCGTGCGCGAGGGCGGCGAGGTCACCGGGCGGGTCGCCGTCGGGTCCGGGTCGCTGTCCTACGCCTGCACGCTGGGCGGGGAGGACGGGCGCACGCTGTTCGCCTGCACCGCGCCCACCTGGGCCGAGGGCGGCCCGCGGGCGGGCCGGATCGAGGTCGCGACGGTCGACGTCCCCCGCGCCGGCCGCCCCTAG
- a CDS encoding BTAD domain-containing putative transcriptional regulator produces the protein MAGGLMVPAEVLVADLWRGAAPADAMGALQAHVSHLRRVLEPGRAPRTPARLLVTVPPGYALRPAEDAVDVLEAVRLLDEGDRLAATDPAAARKRYGAAIDLWRGPAYAEYRDEPWAAPEAARLDELRLTAVERRAAVALDAPGGRDPLPLLRAHVAEHPLREEGWRLLALGLYRAGRQGEALGALREVRARLADELGVDPGPELRALEDDVLAQAPHLFPARAPAPVVPRPEPAPPPVTAPRPVGRDAELTALDEAAGRAAAGAVEVVLLAGEAGSGKTTVLDSLREDLGSRGWTTLAVSCPETDGAPPGWPWAAGLRALADRHPPADPAALAALLTDDVPAPTGGDPAGDRFRLHRAVAGWLAAVAAAAPLLVTVDDLHRADRETTALLLDALPALAGSRVLLVAGHRPEESASLADVLAALARRSPVTLRLGGLDRRSVDALVARWAVTPLDGRTRAAIAERADGNPFHVRELVRLVGTGAEVAAVPGTVRDVVRHRLAVLPARTGTLLKLAAVVGRDVDADVLLAAAAPDGADDEEAAVEALEAALVSGLLVEPGPGRLRFVHALVRDTVYEDLSSLRRTRLHGRVAAVLERLRPDDVTALAHHTAAAGPGAATAAARWAQAAAELAERRFAHADAAVMWGRAAEAAATARPGDGAGRARLLAAQAHATALAGASGEARALRTRALTALPEDAPAELTAAVLLSSDVPTFWNPRVDPVDDRFVARTETLLAGLGDDDPLRPRLLALLATELEERFDARAAPVSRAAVEAARRTGDPLARAHALAARAVHTHRDSAPDERAALGTDLLGLARESGFGVFEAVARLVLLQDACARFDLPAADAQATSAEALAERHGLRLLHGIARAYRAMRLACDGRAAEADRAYADAVELLLAAGWYPAVAESVRVVGLLCMQASGTGAGTPPVTRADVESVLSAAPDDLRESIALTLVLDGRVEEARALGPGRPRYGRDPYTQVFQYFRGVVGLALGDAERMAEAEAELAPWAADVCAAESASVALGPTATLLARLAAARGDAAAAAAHQRVAVALAERTGNPGWLAAARGALD, from the coding sequence GTGGCCGGGGGGCTGATGGTCCCCGCGGAGGTGCTCGTCGCCGACCTGTGGCGCGGCGCCGCGCCGGCCGACGCGATGGGCGCGCTGCAGGCGCACGTCAGCCACCTGCGCCGCGTGCTGGAGCCGGGCCGCGCCCCGCGCACGCCGGCCCGGCTGCTGGTCACGGTGCCGCCGGGCTACGCGCTGCGCCCGGCCGAGGACGCCGTGGACGTGCTCGAGGCGGTGCGTCTCCTGGACGAGGGTGACCGGCTGGCCGCGACCGACCCGGCCGCGGCGCGCAAGCGGTACGGCGCCGCGATCGACCTGTGGCGTGGGCCGGCCTACGCGGAGTACCGCGACGAGCCGTGGGCCGCCCCCGAGGCCGCCCGCCTCGACGAGCTGCGGCTGACCGCGGTCGAGCGGCGGGCGGCGGTCGCCCTCGACGCCCCCGGCGGGCGGGACCCGCTCCCGCTGCTGCGCGCGCACGTCGCCGAGCACCCGCTGCGCGAGGAGGGCTGGCGGCTGCTCGCCCTCGGCCTCTACCGCGCCGGCCGCCAGGGCGAGGCCCTCGGCGCGCTGCGCGAGGTGCGGGCCCGGCTGGCCGACGAGCTCGGCGTCGACCCCGGCCCGGAGCTGCGCGCCCTGGAGGACGACGTCCTGGCGCAGGCGCCGCACCTCTTCCCGGCGCGTGCGCCGGCCCCCGTGGTCCCGCGCCCCGAGCCCGCTCCCCCGCCGGTCACCGCCCCCCGGCCGGTCGGGCGGGACGCCGAGCTGACCGCCCTCGACGAGGCGGCCGGCCGCGCGGCCGCCGGCGCGGTGGAGGTGGTGCTGCTCGCCGGCGAGGCCGGCAGCGGGAAGACCACGGTGCTCGACTCGCTCCGGGAGGACCTGGGCTCCCGGGGCTGGACGACGCTGGCGGTGTCGTGCCCGGAGACCGACGGCGCCCCGCCCGGCTGGCCCTGGGCCGCCGGCCTGCGCGCGCTCGCCGATCGCCACCCGCCCGCCGACCCGGCCGCCCTCGCGGCGCTGCTCACCGACGACGTCCCGGCGCCGACGGGGGGCGACCCGGCCGGTGACCGGTTCCGGCTGCACCGGGCGGTGGCGGGGTGGCTGGCGGCCGTGGCCGCGGCGGCGCCGCTCCTGGTGACCGTCGACGACCTGCACCGCGCCGACCGCGAGACCACCGCGCTCCTGCTCGACGCCCTGCCCGCCCTCGCCGGGTCCCGCGTGCTGCTCGTCGCCGGGCACCGCCCCGAGGAGAGCGCCTCCCTCGCCGACGTCCTGGCGGCGCTCGCCCGCCGCTCACCGGTGACGCTGCGGCTGGGCGGCCTGGACCGCCGGTCCGTCGACGCGCTGGTGGCGCGCTGGGCGGTGACGCCGCTCGACGGCCGCACCCGGGCCGCCATCGCCGAGCGGGCCGACGGCAACCCGTTCCACGTCCGCGAGCTCGTGCGGCTGGTGGGCACCGGCGCGGAGGTGGCCGCGGTGCCCGGGACGGTGCGCGACGTCGTCCGCCACCGGCTGGCCGTCCTGCCCGCCCGCACCGGCACGCTGCTGAAGCTGGCCGCCGTCGTCGGCCGCGACGTCGACGCGGACGTGCTGCTGGCCGCGGCCGCACCGGACGGGGCCGACGACGAGGAGGCCGCCGTCGAGGCGCTGGAGGCGGCGCTGGTCTCCGGCCTGCTCGTGGAGCCCGGTCCGGGGCGGCTGCGGTTCGTGCACGCGCTGGTGCGCGACACCGTCTACGAGGACCTGTCCTCGCTGCGGCGCACGCGGCTGCACGGGCGGGTGGCCGCCGTGCTCGAGCGGCTGCGTCCCGACGACGTGACCGCGCTGGCCCACCACACCGCCGCGGCCGGCCCCGGCGCGGCCACCGCGGCCGCCCGCTGGGCGCAGGCCGCCGCCGAGCTGGCCGAGCGGCGCTTCGCGCACGCCGACGCCGCGGTCATGTGGGGCCGCGCGGCCGAGGCGGCCGCCACCGCCCGGCCGGGTGACGGCGCGGGCCGGGCCCGGCTGCTGGCCGCCCAGGCGCACGCCACCGCGCTGGCCGGCGCCAGCGGCGAGGCCCGCGCGCTGCGCACCCGCGCCCTGACCGCGCTCCCCGAGGACGCGCCGGCGGAGCTGACCGCGGCGGTGCTGCTCTCCTCGGACGTCCCGACGTTCTGGAACCCGCGGGTCGATCCGGTCGACGACCGCTTCGTCGCCCGCACCGAGACCCTCCTGGCCGGCCTCGGCGACGACGACCCGCTGCGCCCCCGGCTGCTGGCGCTGCTCGCCACCGAGCTCGAGGAGCGCTTCGACGCCCGCGCGGCGCCGGTGTCCCGCGCGGCCGTCGAGGCGGCGCGGCGGACCGGCGACCCGCTGGCCCGTGCGCACGCCCTGGCCGCCCGCGCGGTGCACACCCACCGCGACTCCGCGCCCGACGAGCGCGCCGCGCTGGGCACCGACCTGCTCGGGCTGGCCCGCGAGTCCGGGTTCGGCGTCTTCGAGGCGGTCGCCCGGCTGGTGCTGCTGCAGGACGCCTGCGCCCGCTTCGACCTGCCCGCCGCCGACGCGCAGGCCACCTCCGCCGAGGCCCTGGCCGAGCGGCACGGGCTGCGCCTGCTGCACGGCATCGCGCGCGCGTACCGGGCCATGCGGCTGGCCTGCGACGGCCGCGCCGCCGAGGCCGACCGCGCCTACGCCGACGCCGTCGAGCTGCTGCTGGCCGCCGGCTGGTACCCCGCCGTCGCGGAGTCGGTGCGGGTCGTCGGGCTGCTGTGCATGCAGGCCTCGGGCACCGGCGCGGGGACGCCGCCGGTGACGCGGGCCGACGTCGAGAGCGTGCTGTCGGCCGCACCCGACGACCTGCGGGAGAGCATCGCGCTCACCCTGGTCCTGGACGGGCGGGTGGAGGAGGCCCGGGCGCTGGGCCCGGGCCGGCCGCGCTATGGCCGCGACCCCTACACGCAGGTGTTCCAGTACTTCCGCGGCGTCGTCGGGCTGGCCCTCGGTGACGCCGAGCGCATGGCCGAGGCGGAGGCGGAGCTGGCGCCGTGGGCGGCGGACGTGTGCGCCGCGGAGTCGGCGTCGGTGGCGCTCGGCCCGACGGCGACCCTGCTGGCCCGGCTGGCCGCCGCGCGGGGCGACGCCGCCGCGGCGGCGGCCCACCAGCGGGTGGCCGTCGCGCTCGCCGAGCGCACCGGCAACCCCGGCTGGCTGGCCGCCGCCCGCGGCGCCCTGGACTGA
- the mftD gene encoding pre-mycofactocin synthase MftD (MftD, an enzyme found in the mycofactocin biosynthesis locus, performs an oxidative deamination of 3-amino-5-[(p-hydroxyphenyl)methyl]-4,4-dimethyl-2-pyrrolidinone (AHDP). The resulting compound, now called pre-mycofactocin (PMFT), is a biologically active redox cofactor that can oxidize the non-exchangeable NADH of TIGR03971 family SDR-type oxidoreductases.): MANAWFETVAEAQRRAQRRLPKGVYGALVAGSDKGLTVDDNIRAFDELGFAPHTAGLSNRREMATTVMGQDVSMPVLISPTGVQAVHPDGEVAVARAAAARGVAMGLSSMASKPMEEVIAANPKTFFQLYWVGDRDVMAAKVERARAAGAAGLIATLDWSFAYGRDWGSPFIPQKIDFEAVRRYAPQVALRPRWLLQFARTRKLPDLTVPNMVATPGDPAPTFFGAYGDWMNSPMPTWEDVAWLRDLWGADRPFMLKGVMRVDDARRAVDAGVTAISVSNHGGNNLDGTPASIRALPAIAEAVGDSVEVLLDGGIRRGSDVAKSLALGAKAVMIGRAYLWGLAANGQAGVENVLDLLRDGLGSALTGLARDSAADLSRDDLVVPPGFERRLGVEGPDAPVESVGSVPARNRRSRSA, from the coding sequence GTGGCGAACGCGTGGTTCGAGACGGTGGCCGAGGCCCAGCGGCGCGCGCAGCGCCGGCTGCCCAAGGGCGTCTACGGCGCCCTGGTGGCCGGGTCGGACAAGGGCCTGACCGTCGACGACAACATCCGGGCCTTCGACGAGCTGGGCTTCGCCCCGCACACCGCGGGCCTGTCGAACAGGCGCGAGATGGCCACCACGGTGATGGGCCAGGACGTCTCGATGCCGGTGCTGATCAGCCCCACCGGCGTGCAGGCCGTGCACCCCGACGGCGAGGTCGCCGTCGCCCGGGCCGCCGCCGCCCGCGGCGTGGCGATGGGCCTGTCCTCGATGGCCAGCAAGCCGATGGAGGAGGTCATCGCCGCCAACCCGAAGACCTTCTTCCAGCTGTACTGGGTCGGCGACCGCGACGTGATGGCGGCCAAGGTCGAGCGGGCCCGCGCCGCCGGCGCGGCCGGCCTGATCGCCACGCTGGACTGGTCCTTCGCCTACGGCCGTGACTGGGGCTCCCCCTTCATCCCGCAGAAGATCGACTTCGAGGCGGTCCGCCGCTACGCGCCGCAGGTCGCGCTCCGGCCCCGCTGGCTGCTGCAGTTCGCCCGCACGAGGAAGCTGCCCGACCTCACCGTCCCCAACATGGTCGCCACCCCCGGCGACCCGGCGCCCACGTTCTTCGGCGCCTACGGCGACTGGATGAACTCCCCCATGCCGACCTGGGAGGACGTCGCCTGGCTGCGCGACCTGTGGGGTGCGGACCGGCCGTTCATGCTCAAGGGCGTCATGCGCGTCGACGACGCCCGCCGCGCCGTCGACGCCGGCGTCACCGCCATCTCCGTCTCCAACCACGGCGGCAACAACCTCGACGGCACCCCCGCCTCCATCCGCGCGCTGCCGGCGATCGCCGAGGCGGTCGGCGACTCCGTCGAGGTGCTGCTCGACGGCGGCATCCGCCGCGGCTCCGACGTGGCCAAGTCCCTGGCGCTGGGCGCGAAGGCGGTCATGATCGGCCGCGCCTACCTCTGGGGTCTCGCCGCCAACGGCCAGGCGGGGGTGGAGAACGTCCTCGACCTGCTCCGCGACGGCCTCGGCTCGGCGCTGACCGGCCTGGCCCGCGACTCGGCCGCCGACCTCTCCCGGGACGACCTCGTCGTCCCGCCGGGCTTCGAGCGGCGCCTGGGCGTCGAGGGCCCCGACGCGCCGGTCGAGTCCGTCGGGTCGGTCCCCGCGCGCAACCGCCGCAGCCGCAGCGCGTAG
- a CDS encoding alpha/beta hydrolase: MTSAVRHGQGTLPSGQYWQGWAVPDPVGVVVLVHGVHEHGGRYAHVAERLGAAGYASYAPDHPGHGRSPGRRGNIGSLAAAVDGVAQTARAAADRHPGVPLFVYGHSLGGLVALQYLTGEPHERVAGGVVSAPALDTSTANPVQRVVAPLLSRLAPDLGVLTLDAETISRDPEVVAAYRTDPLNHTGKMVARTGTELMVGAAGMPARLRGLRLPLLVLHGGDDRLMPPSASEVVRQHAGSEDLTVRIWDGLFHEPHNEPEKDLVLDDVVAWLDAHRPTG, from the coding sequence GTGACGTCAGCGGTGCGGCACGGCCAGGGCACGCTGCCCTCGGGGCAGTACTGGCAGGGCTGGGCGGTGCCCGACCCGGTCGGCGTCGTCGTGCTCGTCCACGGCGTGCACGAGCACGGCGGCCGGTACGCGCACGTCGCCGAGCGGCTCGGCGCCGCCGGGTACGCCTCCTACGCCCCCGACCACCCCGGGCACGGCCGCTCGCCCGGCCGGCGCGGCAACATCGGCAGCCTGGCCGCCGCCGTCGACGGCGTCGCGCAGACCGCCCGCGCGGCCGCCGACCGGCACCCCGGCGTCCCGCTGTTCGTCTACGGCCACAGCCTCGGCGGGCTGGTCGCCCTGCAGTACCTCACCGGCGAGCCGCACGAGCGGGTGGCCGGCGGCGTCGTCTCCGCGCCGGCCCTGGACACCAGCACCGCCAACCCGGTGCAGCGGGTGGTCGCGCCGCTGCTGTCCCGCCTCGCCCCGGACCTCGGCGTGCTCACCCTCGACGCCGAGACGATCAGCCGCGACCCCGAGGTGGTCGCCGCCTACCGCACCGACCCGCTCAACCACACCGGGAAGATGGTCGCCCGCACCGGCACCGAGCTGATGGTCGGCGCCGCGGGCATGCCGGCCCGGCTGCGCGGGCTGCGCCTCCCGCTGCTGGTGCTGCACGGCGGTGACGACCGGCTCATGCCGCCCTCGGCCAGCGAGGTCGTCCGGCAGCACGCGGGGTCGGAGGACCTCACCGTCCGCATCTGGGACGGCCTGTTCCACGAGCCGCACAACGAGCCGGAGAAGGACCTCGTCCTCGACGACGTCGTCGCCTGGCTCGACGCGCACCGCCCGACCGGCTGA
- a CDS encoding Na+/H+ antiporter, translating to MHAETVILLVLAAVAVIVAARWLAGRTGLPAAALLTVAGLVYGLLPGPNLTLDPDIVLSVLLPPLLYSAALDSSLIAIRANIRTVVSLSVLLVLVTALVIGAGFALWVPGATLAAGIALGAAVAPPDPVAALAIGRRVGLPPRLITLIQGEGLLNDATALTLLTVAVTAARGDGFSTWSALGSFATAAAGGVAAGLAVAYGVRPLRRLRSDPLSSNAISLATPFVAYLLAESVHVSGVLAVVVAGLVIAHNAPYWTSGATRLQTDASWRLVDFLLEGLVFLLIGQQLPAVISGLGSYAPSTVVVASLITVGSVLLVRPLWLWLTEHAPQALHVRLSGAPAADEDDDPSTPARQLSGREITVLSWAGTRGVISLAAVFTIPLVTDSGEPFPDRDLLLFCAFLAVLVTLVGQGATFAPLVRRLGLRADAADAARLRNQARMAAVEAGLTRLDELQAERHDHVDDAAIESIRAALSTRLDRYRRRLEVLEDAEGEVPMSPQYEAALRVRRAVIDAERDELLRWRDLGRLPDEGLRTLERELDHQEHLLPARPA from the coding sequence GTGCACGCCGAGACCGTCATCCTGCTCGTCCTGGCCGCGGTCGCGGTGATCGTGGCGGCCCGCTGGCTGGCGGGCCGCACCGGCCTGCCCGCGGCGGCGCTGCTCACCGTGGCCGGGCTGGTCTACGGGCTGCTGCCCGGCCCGAACCTCACGCTCGACCCCGACATCGTCCTCAGCGTCCTGCTGCCGCCGCTCCTCTACAGCGCGGCGCTGGACTCCTCGCTCATCGCCATCCGCGCCAACATCCGCACCGTCGTCAGCCTCTCGGTGCTGCTCGTGCTGGTCACCGCGCTGGTCATCGGGGCCGGCTTCGCGCTGTGGGTGCCCGGCGCCACCCTCGCCGCGGGCATCGCGCTGGGCGCCGCCGTCGCCCCGCCGGACCCGGTGGCCGCGCTCGCCATCGGCCGCCGGGTCGGGCTGCCGCCGCGGCTGATCACGCTCATCCAGGGCGAGGGCCTGCTCAACGACGCGACCGCGCTGACCCTGCTCACCGTCGCGGTCACCGCGGCGCGCGGCGACGGGTTCTCCACCTGGTCGGCGCTCGGCTCGTTCGCGACGGCCGCGGCCGGCGGCGTGGCGGCCGGGCTGGCCGTCGCCTACGGCGTCCGCCCGCTGCGCCGGCTGCGCAGCGACCCGCTGTCGTCCAACGCGATCTCCCTGGCGACGCCGTTCGTGGCCTACCTGCTGGCCGAGTCGGTGCACGTCTCCGGGGTGCTGGCCGTGGTCGTCGCCGGCCTGGTCATCGCGCACAACGCGCCCTACTGGACCTCGGGCGCCACCCGGCTGCAGACCGACGCGTCCTGGCGGCTGGTCGACTTCCTGCTCGAGGGCCTGGTGTTCCTGCTCATCGGCCAGCAGCTGCCCGCCGTCATCAGCGGCCTGGGCTCCTACGCGCCGTCGACGGTGGTCGTCGCCTCGCTGATCACCGTGGGCTCGGTGCTGCTGGTCCGGCCGCTGTGGCTGTGGCTCACCGAGCACGCGCCGCAGGCGCTGCACGTGCGGCTCAGCGGCGCCCCGGCCGCCGACGAGGACGACGACCCGAGCACCCCCGCCCGGCAGCTGTCCGGCCGGGAGATCACCGTGCTCAGCTGGGCCGGCACCCGCGGGGTCATCAGCCTGGCCGCCGTCTTCACCATCCCGCTGGTCACCGACAGCGGCGAGCCCTTCCCCGACCGGGACCTGCTGCTGTTCTGCGCCTTCCTCGCCGTGCTGGTCACCCTGGTCGGGCAGGGCGCCACCTTCGCGCCGCTGGTGCGCCGGCTGGGCCTGCGGGCCGACGCCGCCGACGCCGCCCGGCTGCGCAACCAGGCGCGGATGGCCGCCGTCGAGGCGGGCCTGACCCGGCTCGACGAGCTGCAGGCCGAGCGGCACGACCACGTCGACGACGCCGCCATCGAGTCGATCCGCGCCGCGCTGAGCACCCGGCTGGACCGCTACCGGCGGCGGCTGGAGGTGCTCGAGGACGCCGAGGGCGAGGTGCCGATGTCGCCGCAGTACGAGGCGGCGCTGCGGGTGCGCCGCGCGGTCATCGACGCCGAGCGCGACGAGCTGCTGCGCTGGCGCGACCTCGGCCGGCTGCCCGACGAGGGCCTGCGCACCCTCGAGCGCGAGCTCGACCACCAGGAGCACCTGCTCCCGGCGCGCCCGGCCTAG